One window of Agarivorans sp. Alg241-V36 genomic DNA carries:
- a CDS encoding DUF5060 domain-containing protein: MKQLKQRIGKARSVISLLCLAFSFFANAATGNQGINLNQLLDSFSAQPATFQLAVVQADECNLTSECKSIYGDSAYDCVNSRSSQSYCLCEDGVCADLQPTTPPEPEYGDECDTTAQCKNTYGNTANDCVNSRSDQSYCQCGTEACRDLDNGGDNGGTGGDNGGDNGGDSGGDNNNPPSANTQYIEQNGLIVIEAENTLSSLGEWQGKSELAGYTGASYLEFNGNSYISGPVNSPLEYSFTAAQTGTYHLHMYVARETIDNRTDVANDGYVRLDGNYDAVSGEGNATKAILSSDTKFYGGADNKFVWASGKRLDKNHAKHNAIYNLKAGEEYSFTLSGRSKFFKVDRIVFRHSSVSPASAQNLDLPETLASNMAKSCEVSETNQQWHRVELSCKGYFADESNASTFINHRFNVTFSQGEQRFVVPGHFAASGDAADTGASSGDVWRAYFMPPNTGDWNYQVSFRKGTNIALSQQNNAGQAIAEIDGQQGQFSVSASTADSQDLRSQGLLQHLDGERYQRFAGSGKAFIEAGMGSPENIFGYADFDNTVKGSGGSCKGILHQFAEHESDWQSGDPSWGGAQQKGKGLIGLINYLGSHQVNSAYIMLNTVKGDGCDAHPWVIYQENGNNKRTFDISKLDQWERAFSHMTKQGLMLHMMTQETENETLLNNASLGLERKLYYRELISRFGHHPAVQWNLGEEQDATSIAALKAYADYIKQLDPYDHGITLHTYPGQHARYDDMLGHPTFNGPTIQYGGIPENASATASKNSVYGETISWLNKSAAAGKQWYVTYTEASGSDAPKPYQGVNARQRVYWMWASVMSGGAGFSWYLKNDGGHAYDLAVENLREFDQLWQQSGHVHHFFKNILQEQLGLNLQNLVVDNGATTSGNNWVLSDKQNNYIINLRDGGSTNLKLANNNIYQVYWYNPRSGELSKGLSLSGGTTLNIGNPPKESNQDWVALVTNRELNDDGQGNQPSQPPANKIFVDINSFDISKVDGFVPAYKDNTRNALAVNANSYKDQYAAVRYTFNGSSGDYKLTITTLTENDGESSYRLVVNGQQVGDYTNPKSAVNYQTSQHTWSDISLSNGDEIQIEFNSTSNGEVISSNGQADYARGRWRSLEIIEQ; the protein is encoded by the coding sequence GTGAAACAACTTAAACAACGAATAGGAAAAGCAAGGAGCGTAATAAGCTTACTTTGTCTCGCTTTTTCTTTTTTTGCCAATGCCGCAACCGGCAATCAAGGCATCAACCTAAATCAATTGCTGGATAGCTTCAGCGCTCAGCCGGCAACTTTTCAGCTGGCGGTAGTACAAGCTGATGAATGTAACCTAACTTCTGAATGTAAAAGCATTTATGGTGACAGCGCCTACGACTGTGTTAACTCACGCAGTTCGCAGAGCTACTGTTTATGTGAAGACGGAGTATGTGCCGATCTTCAACCCACAACTCCTCCAGAGCCAGAATATGGCGATGAGTGTGATACTACCGCTCAGTGTAAGAATACCTACGGAAACACTGCCAACGACTGCGTAAACTCTCGCAGCGATCAAAGCTACTGCCAGTGTGGCACCGAAGCGTGTCGCGACCTAGATAATGGTGGTGACAATGGCGGTACCGGCGGCGACAACGGTGGAGATAATGGCGGAGATAGCGGTGGCGATAACAACAATCCCCCTTCAGCCAATACCCAATATATTGAGCAAAATGGCTTAATTGTTATTGAGGCGGAGAATACTCTATCTTCCTTAGGTGAGTGGCAAGGTAAGTCTGAATTAGCCGGCTACACAGGTGCTTCTTATTTAGAGTTTAACGGTAATAGCTACATCTCTGGTCCAGTTAACTCGCCCTTAGAATATAGCTTTACTGCTGCTCAAACAGGGACTTACCACTTGCATATGTATGTGGCTAGGGAAACGATTGATAACCGCACCGACGTAGCTAACGATGGCTATGTACGCTTAGATGGTAACTATGATGCAGTAAGCGGTGAAGGTAATGCGACCAAGGCTATTTTAAGCTCTGACACCAAGTTTTATGGTGGCGCTGACAACAAGTTTGTTTGGGCCTCGGGTAAGCGATTAGACAAAAACCACGCCAAACACAATGCCATTTACAATCTAAAAGCGGGTGAAGAATACTCCTTTACCCTGTCTGGTCGGTCTAAGTTTTTTAAAGTAGACCGCATCGTTTTTCGCCACAGCTCGGTAAGCCCAGCAAGCGCGCAAAACCTAGATCTCCCCGAGACACTTGCGAGCAATATGGCGAAAAGCTGTGAAGTGAGTGAGACAAATCAGCAATGGCATAGGGTTGAGTTAAGCTGTAAAGGCTACTTTGCTGATGAAAGCAATGCCAGCACCTTCATTAACCACCGCTTTAATGTCACGTTTAGCCAAGGTGAACAACGCTTTGTAGTGCCTGGGCATTTCGCCGCTAGCGGTGATGCTGCCGACACCGGTGCTAGTAGCGGTGATGTATGGCGCGCTTACTTTATGCCACCTAATACCGGTGATTGGAACTACCAAGTGTCTTTTCGCAAAGGCACCAACATAGCGCTTAGCCAGCAAAACAATGCCGGGCAAGCGATTGCCGAAATAGATGGCCAGCAAGGACAATTCTCGGTTTCAGCATCTACCGCCGATAGCCAAGACTTACGCAGCCAAGGTTTATTGCAACACTTAGATGGCGAGCGCTATCAACGCTTTGCTGGCAGTGGCAAAGCATTTATTGAAGCCGGAATGGGCAGCCCAGAAAACATCTTTGGTTATGCCGATTTTGACAATACCGTTAAAGGCAGCGGCGGTTCATGTAAAGGCATTTTGCACCAGTTTGCCGAGCACGAAAGTGATTGGCAAAGCGGCGACCCAAGCTGGGGCGGCGCACAGCAAAAAGGTAAAGGCTTAATTGGCCTAATTAACTACCTAGGCTCACACCAAGTAAATAGTGCTTACATCATGTTAAACACCGTAAAAGGTGATGGCTGTGATGCTCACCCTTGGGTTATCTATCAAGAAAATGGCAATAACAAACGCACCTTCGATATCAGTAAGTTAGACCAGTGGGAGCGCGCTTTTTCACATATGACTAAGCAAGGTTTAATGCTGCATATGATGACTCAAGAAACCGAGAACGAAACATTGTTAAACAATGCCAGCCTTGGTTTAGAGCGAAAATTGTATTACCGCGAACTTATCTCGCGCTTTGGCCACCACCCAGCAGTACAGTGGAATTTAGGCGAAGAGCAAGATGCAACGTCAATTGCAGCACTAAAAGCCTATGCTGACTATATCAAACAGTTAGACCCCTATGATCACGGTATTACTTTACATACTTACCCAGGCCAACATGCCCGTTACGACGACATGCTCGGTCACCCTACATTTAACGGCCCTACCATTCAGTACGGTGGTATTCCAGAAAATGCCAGTGCCACTGCTAGTAAAAACTCAGTATACGGCGAAACCATTAGCTGGTTGAACAAATCGGCTGCTGCGGGGAAACAATGGTACGTAACATACACCGAGGCTTCGGGTAGCGATGCACCTAAACCTTACCAAGGTGTAAATGCTCGCCAACGTGTTTACTGGATGTGGGCCAGCGTGATGTCGGGCGGAGCAGGCTTCTCTTGGTATCTTAAAAATGATGGTGGTCACGCTTATGATTTAGCGGTTGAGAATCTGCGCGAATTTGATCAGCTATGGCAACAAAGCGGGCATGTTCATCACTTTTTCAAAAACATACTGCAAGAGCAGCTAGGGCTTAATCTTCAAAACCTAGTGGTAGACAATGGTGCTACAACCAGCGGTAACAACTGGGTGCTGTCGGACAAACAAAACAACTACATCATTAACTTACGTGATGGTGGAAGCACCAACCTTAAACTTGCTAATAACAACATTTATCAAGTTTATTGGTACAACCCTCGCAGTGGTGAACTAAGCAAGGGTTTGAGTCTATCAGGTGGTACAACGCTAAACATTGGCAACCCACCTAAAGAAAGCAATCAAGATTGGGTAGCTCTGGTTACTAATCGAGAGCTAAACGATGATGGTCAAGGCAATCAGCCAAGCCAACCACCGGCTAACAAAATCTTCGTAGATATTAATAGCTTTGATATCTCGAAAGTTGATGGCTTTGTGCCAGCCTATAAAGACAACACCAGAAACGCCTTAGCGGTAAATGCCAACAGCTATAAAGATCAATATGCCGCAGTGCGTTATACCTTTAATGGCAGCAGTGGAGACTACAAACTTACCATAACAACGCTAACCGAAAATGATGGTGAAAGTAGCTATCGTTTAGTAGTAAACGGCCAACAAGTGGGTGACTACACTAACCCTAAATCGGCAGTTAACTACCAAACTAGCCAGCACACTTGGAGCGACATATCGCTAAGCAATGGCGATGAAATTCAAATTGAATTTAACTCCACCTCAAATGGCGAAGTAATTTCGAGCAACGGCCAAGCTGATTACGCGCGTGGTCGCTGGCGCTCACTAGAAATTATCGAGCAATAA
- a CDS encoding DNA alkylation repair protein: MAEQMLMKNGLAEPAVQRIAQGIAAVYPEFDTKRFVEFALKGLEELELKQRVTHIIEVLQQTLPEDFAKVTEILTALPQYWDRGDPDDSLRGFAIWPVTDYVAVAGIDQPQLAFKALAALSPLFSAEFAIRPFIEKHPELSWQQLLAWTRSEDEHLRRLASEGCRPRLPWGVQLKQLITDPAPIYPILDALKNDSSLYVRRSVANNLNDIAKDHPEQVLAMCLAWQQGASSDLQWLIKHATRSLVKQGHPKSFPLLGYTAEPKVDIEEFALLNSEVAMGETLSFAIALRAQKPQQKFVLDYALHFMKANGKTAAKVFKLKNVNLAEGEMFAMEKSHSFKAISTRRYYPGEHFVAIHINGQEQARLAFTLNA, from the coding sequence ATGGCTGAACAAATGCTAATGAAAAATGGCCTGGCAGAACCTGCGGTGCAGCGCATTGCACAGGGAATAGCGGCGGTCTACCCAGAGTTTGACACTAAACGGTTTGTTGAGTTTGCGCTTAAGGGCTTAGAGGAGCTAGAACTTAAACAGCGGGTGACTCATATTATTGAGGTATTGCAACAAACGCTGCCTGAAGACTTTGCGAAAGTTACCGAAATACTTACGGCACTGCCGCAGTATTGGGACCGTGGTGACCCAGACGATAGCTTACGCGGTTTTGCCATTTGGCCGGTTACCGATTACGTGGCGGTGGCTGGTATAGACCAGCCACAATTGGCTTTTAAAGCCTTGGCGGCACTTAGCCCCTTGTTTAGTGCTGAGTTTGCTATTCGTCCGTTTATCGAAAAGCACCCTGAGCTAAGCTGGCAACAATTGTTGGCTTGGACACGCAGTGAAGATGAACACCTTAGACGTTTAGCCAGTGAAGGCTGCAGGCCTAGGCTACCGTGGGGAGTGCAGCTTAAACAGCTGATCACAGATCCCGCGCCAATCTATCCGATTTTGGACGCGCTGAAAAACGACAGCAGTTTGTATGTGCGCCGCTCGGTGGCGAACAACCTAAACGACATCGCCAAAGACCACCCCGAGCAGGTATTGGCAATGTGTTTAGCTTGGCAACAAGGTGCCAGTAGTGACTTACAGTGGTTGATCAAACATGCCACTCGAAGTTTAGTTAAGCAGGGCCATCCAAAAAGCTTTCCGCTGTTAGGTTATACCGCTGAGCCAAAGGTTGATATTGAGGAGTTTGCGTTGCTCAATAGCGAAGTGGCAATGGGCGAAACCCTTAGTTTTGCTATTGCCCTGCGGGCACAAAAGCCTCAGCAAAAGTTTGTATTGGATTATGCGCTGCATTTTATGAAAGCCAACGGCAAAACCGCGGCCAAGGTGTTTAAGCTAAAGAACGTGAACTTAGCAGAGGGCGAAATGTTTGCTATGGAGAAAAGCCATTCGTTTAAGGCTATTTCTACGCGTCGCTATTATCCGGGGGAACACTTTGTGGCAATCCATATTAATGGCCAAGAGCAGGCGCGTTTGGCATTTACGCTTAACGCCTAA
- a CDS encoding ABC transporter substrate-binding protein — MLRTFLCLSLLIVSSQSIAESITIASGEHPPFTSQYREDGGLINAIVKASFTAVETEVSFRYLPWQRALVSSQVGSYAATSYWAFNAERQQFFLHSEPLWYGGSVLVSLNSTGELNSLASLKGKVVGAVRGYTYSDEFWLNGKKGLYQIEVVNSDLQNLKKLFAKRIDALLIDRVAATTLINRYLSPQQRAVLCISNKDVITSSVHLLISRKTEGATKLLESFNRGLAEIVNSGQYQLIANRYPMITHGFLK, encoded by the coding sequence TTGCTCCGTACCTTTTTATGTTTAAGCCTGCTGATTGTAAGCAGCCAAAGCATTGCTGAAAGCATCACCATAGCCAGTGGTGAACATCCTCCCTTCACCTCTCAATATCGTGAAGATGGCGGCTTAATAAATGCCATTGTTAAAGCTTCGTTTACTGCTGTAGAAACAGAGGTGAGCTTTCGCTATTTGCCCTGGCAACGCGCTTTAGTCTCTAGCCAAGTAGGCAGCTACGCAGCCACTTCTTATTGGGCTTTTAATGCCGAACGTCAACAGTTCTTCCTTCACTCTGAGCCGCTTTGGTACGGCGGAAGCGTACTAGTTAGCTTAAATTCCACCGGAGAACTCAACAGTTTAGCCAGCTTAAAAGGCAAAGTAGTGGGTGCGGTGCGGGGTTATACGTATAGCGATGAATTTTGGTTAAATGGCAAAAAAGGCCTTTACCAAATTGAAGTGGTTAATTCAGATCTGCAAAACTTAAAAAAGCTGTTTGCCAAACGTATCGATGCGCTATTAATTGATAGAGTCGCTGCAACTACTCTGATTAACCGTTACTTAAGCCCTCAGCAACGTGCCGTTTTGTGTATATCCAACAAGGATGTAATAACCAGCAGTGTACATTTACTCATATCTCGCAAAACCGAGGGGGCAACAAAGTTGCTTGAATCATTTAATCGCGGATTAGCAGAAATAGTTAATAGCGGACAATACCAACTAATAGCCAACCGCTATCCAATGATCACTCATGGTTTTCTAAAATAG
- a CDS encoding choice-of-anchor A family protein has translation MYFAKLSRFTLMAASLALSVASQASVLSDYNLILTGDYNYQGGEVEGRTLLGGNLNAAGHSPTFATRETTVVNKDTVTVVGDVNATNINLNAGSLSYGGSYNVNGNVNLNGGGSAVQSISAKNQLDMQATFVAVEAELRADSAYFAGLTSNAVLSGSHLSYAGSDSVAVFDVDFSSIFAQNNSLSLDAGLAEIVIINVSGSIVDIAGGVNLTGNGFAIDAGLGNLGAENILWNFYEAESIDFNNLATVGSVLALDADITGGAVFDGSVAAKSYTGGREFHSHDFDWTPPQVPAVVSESSSFMLFIFGLVLVFVSRRRSRS, from the coding sequence ATGTATTTTGCAAAGTTAAGCCGATTTACGCTTATGGCCGCTTCATTGGCCTTGTCTGTAGCTTCTCAAGCCAGCGTATTAAGTGATTACAACCTTATTCTAACCGGCGATTACAACTATCAGGGTGGTGAAGTTGAAGGGCGCACCCTATTAGGTGGCAATTTAAACGCTGCGGGTCATTCACCTACTTTTGCTACCCGTGAAACCACGGTGGTAAATAAAGATACCGTGACCGTTGTTGGCGATGTTAACGCGACTAATATCAACCTTAACGCGGGAAGCTTAAGTTATGGCGGCAGCTATAACGTTAATGGCAATGTTAACCTTAACGGTGGTGGCTCAGCAGTTCAAAGCATCAGCGCAAAGAATCAACTAGATATGCAGGCTACTTTTGTTGCCGTAGAAGCAGAGCTACGTGCAGACTCTGCTTATTTTGCTGGCCTAACGAGTAACGCAGTATTAAGTGGTAGCCATTTGTCCTATGCCGGTAGTGATAGCGTGGCGGTGTTTGATGTTGATTTCTCTAGTATCTTCGCCCAAAACAATTCTTTGTCTTTAGATGCAGGTTTAGCTGAAATTGTCATCATAAACGTGTCTGGAAGCATTGTAGATATTGCTGGTGGTGTAAACCTTACTGGGAACGGCTTTGCCATTGATGCGGGTTTGGGCAACCTTGGCGCTGAGAATATTTTGTGGAACTTTTATGAAGCTGAGTCTATTGATTTTAATAACTTAGCAACAGTGGGATCGGTGCTAGCCTTAGATGCAGATATTACTGGCGGCGCAGTATTTGACGGTAGTGTAGCAGCCAAGAGTTACACTGGAGGTAGAGAGTTTCATAGCCATGATTTTGACTGGACGCCTCCTCAAGTCCCTGCTGTAGTCAGTGAAAGTTCTAGCTTTATGTTGTTTATTTTTGGCTTAGTCTTGGTGTTCGTATCACGTCGCCGCAGTCGTAGCTAA